A genomic window from Treponema maltophilum ATCC 51939 includes:
- a CDS encoding DUF488 domain-containing protein, with amino-acid sequence MGKLLWKRVYDPSEKEDGFRILADRLWPRGISKEKACLDEWAKEITPSSDLRQAYHRGEIDYETFSSLYAKELAQNPGAKDFTDKIKAEIKKGNVTVLYANKDVEQSHIPVLRRFIEKSLKA; translated from the coding sequence ATGGGAAAATTATTATGGAAGCGGGTGTACGATCCGTCGGAAAAAGAGGACGGGTTCAGGATTTTGGCGGACAGATTGTGGCCGCGCGGAATTTCGAAAGAAAAGGCTTGCCTCGACGAGTGGGCAAAGGAAATTACGCCTTCGTCCGATTTGCGGCAAGCATATCACCGCGGCGAAATCGACTACGAAACTTTTTCGTCCCTGTACGCAAAAGAATTGGCGCAAAACCCCGGTGCAAAGGATTTTACGGATAAAATCAAAGCTGAAATAAAAAAAGGAAACGTTACGGTTTTATATGCGAATAAAGACGTTGAACAAAGCCACATTCCCGTTTTGCGCCGCTTTATCGAAAAATCGCTGAAAGCATAA